TCGGCGTTCACGGAGGCTGGTTCCTATGATGATCGAAGCCCTGATCGCAGTCACGTTGGTCGGCGCGCTCGTGACGTTCGTCGCGCCGAATCGCATCGCCGGTAAACTCGCGTTCGTCGTCAGCCTCGTGCCCGTGGCGCTCTCACTGTGGCTGTTCGCGGCGTTCGACGGGAGCGGGAACGCCTTGCTCGACGGCGACCTCGCGTTCGAATCCCAGGCCGAGTGGATCGACCTGGGGCCGTACACCATCTCGTGGTTCGTCGGACTGGACGGGATCAGCCTGCCGCTCGTGATCCTCACGACGGTGCTCACGACGCTCGCGATCGTGAGTTCGTGGACGCCGATCGACGACCGGGAGGCGCAGTTTTACGGCCTCTTGCTGTTCATCGAGGCGAACCTGATCGGCGTCTTCGCGGCGCTCGATTTCTTCCTCTGGTTCATCTTCTGGGAGGCCGTGCTCATCCCGATGTACCTGATGATCGGCGTCTGGGGCGGCCCGCGCCGGAAGTACGCCGCGATCAAGTTCTTCGTCTACACGAACGTGGCGTCGCTCGTGATGTTCGGGGCGTTCATCGCGCTCGTCTTCGGGCTCGGCGACGCCGTGACGAGCTTCGCCCTGCCCGAGATCACCGAGGCGATGCTCACCGTCGGTCCCGAGGGACTGTTCGGCGTCGACGGCACGACGCTCACGTCGCTCGTGTTCGTCGCGATGTTCCTCGGCTTCGCGGTGAAGGTGCCCGTCGTCCCGTTCCACACCTGGCTGCCGGACGCCCACGTCGAGGCGCCGACCCCCGCGTCGGTGCTGTTGGCGGGCGTCCTGTTGAAGATGGGGACCTACGCGCTGTTACGGTTCAACTTCACGATGTTCCCACAGGAGGTCGTGACCGCCTTCGCGATCCCGATCGCGGCGATCGCCGTCATCAGCGTCATCTACGGCGCGATGCTCGCGCTCGCCCAGACCGACCTCAAACGGATCGTCGCCTACTCGTCGGTGTCGTCGATGGGCTACGTCATCCTCGGGCTGATTGCGCTCACCCAGTTCGGCGTCGGGGGCGCGACCTTCCAGATGGTCAGCCACGGGCTCATCTCGGGGCTGATGTTCATGGCCGTCGGCGTCATCTACAACGCCACCCACACCCGGATGGTTACCGACATGTCCGGAATGGCCGACCGGATGCCGGTCGCCGTCGGCATCCTGGTCGCCGGCGCCTTCGGTTACATGGGCCTGCCGCTGATGAGCGGCTTCGCCGCGGAGTACTTCATTTTCTTCGGCGCCTTCGGCTCGGAGAGCCTGCCGTACGCGCCGATCTTCACCGCGCTGGCGATGTTCGGCATCGTCATCGTCGCGGGCTACCTGCTCTTTGCGCTCCAGCGGGCCGTCTTCGGCCCGTACCGACTCGAGACTGACTACGAGGTAGGCCGTGCGCCGCTGCACGACCTCGCCCCGATGTTCGTCCTGCTCGGACTAATCATCGCGCTGGGCGTCGCCCCGGAGTTGATCTTCGAGCTGATCACGGACGCGGTCGATCCGATTCTGGAGCATGGAGGTGACCTCTGATGACGCTGATCGAACTCCCACCGTGGACGGCACTCACCCCCGCGCTGATCCTCGCGCTGACGGCGCTCGCGCTCTTCGTCGTCGACAGCATCAACCCGCGAGCGACCAACCGGACGCTGCTCGCGGGAACGGCGACCGCCGGCGCGCTCGCCTCGCTGGGCGTCGCCGTCTGGTTCACGGTCGCGGGCGTCGGCCAGGCCGAGACTGGCGGCGCCATCGACCTCTTCGGCGGCCAGCTGGTCGTCGACGGCATGGCGCTCTTTTTCATGACCGTCGTCGCCGTCGTCACCGCGATGGTCGCCGTCGCCAGCTACGACTACATGGACGGCCACGCCTACCAGGCCGAGTACTACTCGCTCGTCCTGCTCGCGGCGACCGGCATGTCGACGATGGCCGCCGCCAACAGCCTCGTGACGATCTTCATCGCGCTCGAGCTGGCGAGCCTGCCGTCGTACGCGCTGGTCGCAATCTTAAAGGACAACCGCGGCAGCGTCGAGGCCGGTCTGAAGTACTTCCTGATCGGCGCGCTCTCCTCGGCGATCATGCTCTACGGGATCAGCCTCGTCTACGGGGCGACCGGCCACCTCCAGCTCGAGGCGATCGCAAACGCCCTCGGCGACGCCGGAGCCTACAGCGGCCTGCTCGGGCTGGGCGTCCTCATGGTGATCGGCGGCGTCGCGTTCAAGACCGCGAGCGTCCCGTTCCACTTCTGGGCGCCGGAGGCCTACGAGGGCGCACCCGCGCCGATCTCGGCGTTCCTCTCCTCGGCCTCGAAGGCCGCCGGCTTCGTGATCGCCTTCCGCATCTTCACGGAGGCGTTCCCGATCGGGCCGATGCTCGAGCTGGGAATCGACTGGTCGTTCGCGTTCATCGTGCTCGCGATCGTCACGATGACCGTCGGCAACTTTGCCGCCGCGACCCAGGAGAACGTCAAGCGGATGCTCGCGTACTCCTCGGTCGGTCACGCCGGCTACGCGCTGATCGGCCTCGCCGGTCTGGGCGCCGGCAGCGAGCTCGTCTTCGGCGCGGCGATGATGCACCTGCTGGTGTACGGCTTCATGAACACGGGTGCGTTCCTGTTCGTCGGCCTCGCCGAGTACTGGGGCGTCGGGCGCACGTTCGAGGACTACAACGGCCTCGCGGCCCAGGCACCGATCGCCTGCACGGCGCTGGCGGTGTTCATGTTCAGCCTCGCCGGCGTCCCGCCCTTCGGCGGCTTCTGGAGCAAGTACTTCCTCTTCACCGGCGCGGTCGGCATCGGCAGCACGTCTATGCTCGTCGTCGCCGCCGCGCTCGTCGTCAACAGCGCGCTCTCGCTGTACTACTACGCGCGGCTGGTCAAGGCGGTCTGGATCGACGACCCCGTCACGCCGCGTGAGTCGCTCGCCCAGCCGACCGGTCTCTACGTGGCGATCCTCTTTGCCGCCGTCATGACCGTCGCCGTCCTGCCCGGCTTCGGGCCGATCGCCGACGCCGCCAGCGAGGCAGCTGCGGCGCTCGTCCCTTGAGCCGGTAGCTTTTACCGTTCTCGGTTGCAACCCGCGATATGGTCTCCCGGCTCGTTCTCGGCTGTGGGACTGTTGGACTCCGAATCGTCGAGCAGTTGACCGACCGAGACGGCGAGTTGCTGGTCATCGACGACGACGAAGACGTCGTCACGACCCTCCGTGAGGAGGGCGTTCGAGCCCGAGCCGGCGATCCGACCGATCCGTCCCTCCTCGAGTCCCTCGAGGAGCCGGCGGTCGTCTGCATCGCTGGCGACCGGACGGATCACAACCGGGCTGCCCTCGAGTTCGTGAGCGAGCGGTTCGAAGACGCCGTCCTCGTCGTTTACGGCGGCGGAAACGTGACCGAAGCGGATCGACGGGTAATGGCGTCGATCGCCGATCACGTCGTCGATCCCGGCGACGAGGTAGCTGCGGAACTGCTCGAGCGGACGGTGAGTGAGTCGAGCGAACGAGCACTGGCGTTGCGACGACAGCTCGCGACGATCGACGGACGGCTCGCGGTCGTCATGCACGACAACCCGGACCCCGACGCCATCGCGAGCGCCGTCGCCCTCTGTGACCTCGCCGCCGACGTCGGCGTCGACGCCGACCCCTGTTACTACGGGGAGATCTCACACCAGGAGAACCGGGCGATGGTGAACCTCCTCGAGTTCGACCTCCGGAACCTCGAGCCCGAGGACTCACTCGAGGGGTATGCGGGATTCGCGCTGGTCGATCACTCCCGGCCGGGTGTCAACGATGGATTACCCGAAGATCTCAGCGTGGACGTCGTCGTCGACCACCACCCGCCTCGCGGTCCCGTTCCGGCTACGTTCTGCGACCTCCGCGAGGACGCCGGCGCGACGAGTACGGTGCTCACCGAGTACCTCGACCGGGCCGGCGTCGGCTTCGACTGGCGGACGGCGACGGCACTGTTGTACGGCATCCGGATCGACACGAACGACTTCACGCGCGAGGTTTCCTCGAGTGACTTTCGCGCGGCGGCGACGCTCTCCCCACACGTCGACGAGGGCGTGCTCCAGCAAGTCGAGTCGCCGACGGTCGAAGGCGAGACGTTCGACACGATCGCCAGGGCGATCAAGAACCGGACGCGAGAGGGCTCGGTCGTCGTCGCGAGCGCGGGTCGGATCGCCGATCGCGACGCGCTTCCACAGGCGGCCGACCAGCTACTCACGATGGACGACGTCGACACGACGCTCGTGTTCGGATTCGTCGACGAGATGGTGTACGTCTCGGCGCGATCACGGGCGAGCGACGTCGACCTCGGGGAGACGCTTCGTGACGCGTACGACCAGATCGGCAGCGCCGGCGGACACGCCGACATGGCCGGTGCACAGCTCGAAATCGGTATCCTGGGGGAAGTGAACGACGCGGGTCAGGCGGATTCGATCAAGAGCGTCGTCGAGGAAGTGATCACGGACCGCTTTTTCGAGGCGATACGAACCCGGCCGGGTGTGGCCGTCGGTGCGTACGATCTGACGAGCGAGTGGCTGTTCGTCCCCACCGAGCGAGAGGAACGCAAATCCGCGTAGCCGAGACTTTTTGCGCACTGGCAGTGTATCTCCGTCCATGCACCACGCGTCGGACGACGGCAAGCCACGGGTAAAGGAGTACATGACGCGAGACGTGGCGACGGTGTCACCTGACGCGACCGTCCGCGAGGTAGCGACGCGAATCGCAGAGAGCAACGACCACAGCGGCTTTCCGGTGTGTGAGCGCCGTCGCGTCGAGGGGTTCATCAGCGCACAGGATCTCCTGTTGTCCGACGACGACGATCCGATCTTCAGGGTGATGGCGACGGATATTATCGTCGCCCACCCCGAGATGAAAGTCACCGACGCCGCCCGCGTCATCCTTCGCTCTGGGATCCGGAAGCTGCCCGTCGTCGACGACGCGGGCAACCTCGTCGGCATCATCTCAAACTCCGACGTCATCCGTAGCCAGATCGAACGGGCGACACCCGAGAAGGTCGTCAAACTCATGCAGACCTTAGAGAACATCCACAACGTCGAGTTCTCACAGGAGCGACGGACCGTCAACCTCTACGAACTCATCCCGACCCAGGGTCGAGTGTACGCCGACGAACTCGAGGGGCGCCGGTACGAACTCGAGCACGGCCTCGCCGAGCCGCTGGTCGTCATCGACAACGGTGGAACGCTGTTGTTGGCCGACGGCCACCATCGGACGCTCGCCGCCGACCGACTGGGAATCGACGAGATGGACGCCTACGTCGTCGTCGTCGACCGGCGGATCGACCTCGGAATGGCCCGGACGGCCGAGAAAGAGGGGCTCGAGTCGCTCGAGGACATCGAAATCGTCGACTACGCCCGCCACCCGCTGGTCGAGACGACCGAACGGTTGAAGTCCGATCAGGGGTGAATAGACCGGCGGGTGACGGGAGAGGGAGGCGATGAGCAGACCGATGAGGGCCGGTCACTCGGCGAGGTAGGCGATCCCGTCCGGGTGGAGTTCCGTCTCGAACCGGTCGACTTCCTCGAGTGCGTCCACGTCGATCACGGAGACGTCGTTCGTCTTGTTGTTGGCGACGAAGGCGCGGTCGCCGTCGGGATCGAAGACGGTGCCGCCCGGCCAGATGCCCACGGGGATCCGTGCGATCTCCCACGGCCGTCGTTCACCGTTTCGGACGAACTCGGTGTCGATCACGGAGACGTCGTTCGACTCGCGGTTCGGAACGAACGCGTACCGGCTATCGGGAGAGAGGACGGTCCGAATCGGCGTCTCACCCAGCATGGCCCGGTTCGTCTCCTCGAGCGTCTCCGGGTCGAGCACCGAGAGCATCCCGTCGTCCTGGTTGGCGACGAGCACCTCGCCGGTGTCGGGGTCGACGCCGATCCCTTCCGGGCTCTCACCGACCGGGGGATCGCCGACGATCCGGCGGTCGTTACAGTCGATCACCGTCACGTTGTCGCTCCCGATGTTGGCGACGTACGCCCGGGACTCGTCGGGCGAGAGCGCCACCATGTGAGACTTGTCCTGGTAGGTCGGGAAGACCTCGAGCAACTCGGTCGTCGGTACGTCGAAGACGAATACCTGGCTGCTATACGTCGAGACCAGCCAGAGTTCGTCCGCCGACTCGCGGACGGCGAGCCCATGCGGGAAGTCGAACAGCTCGTGTTCGAATCGCTCGACGACCTCGTGGCTCTCGTTGTCGATGACGTTCAGCGCCCCACCCAGCGAGCACGTGACGTACGTCAGGCTCCCGTCCGGAGAGATCGCCACCTCGTGGGGGTTGAAGTCCGTCTCCACGACGGCCACCGTGTCACCGGTGTTGGGGTCGAGGTACGAAACCGAGTCCGAATCCTTGTTGAGGACGACGA
This portion of the Natronobeatus ordinarius genome encodes:
- a CDS encoding DHH family phosphoesterase gives rise to the protein MVSRLVLGCGTVGLRIVEQLTDRDGELLVIDDDEDVVTTLREEGVRARAGDPTDPSLLESLEEPAVVCIAGDRTDHNRAALEFVSERFEDAVLVVYGGGNVTEADRRVMASIADHVVDPGDEVAAELLERTVSESSERALALRRQLATIDGRLAVVMHDNPDPDAIASAVALCDLAADVGVDADPCYYGEISHQENRAMVNLLEFDLRNLEPEDSLEGYAGFALVDHSRPGVNDGLPEDLSVDVVVDHHPPRGPVPATFCDLREDAGATSTVLTEYLDRAGVGFDWRTATALLYGIRIDTNDFTREVSSSDFRAAATLSPHVDEGVLQQVESPTVEGETFDTIARAIKNRTREGSVVVASAGRIADRDALPQAADQLLTMDDVDTTLVFGFVDEMVYVSARSRASDVDLGETLRDAYDQIGSAGGHADMAGAQLEIGILGEVNDAGQADSIKSVVEEVITDRFFEAIRTRPGVAVGAYDLTSEWLFVPTEREERKSA
- a CDS encoding NADH-quinone oxidoreductase subunit N; this translates as MTLIELPPWTALTPALILALTALALFVVDSINPRATNRTLLAGTATAGALASLGVAVWFTVAGVGQAETGGAIDLFGGQLVVDGMALFFMTVVAVVTAMVAVASYDYMDGHAYQAEYYSLVLLAATGMSTMAAANSLVTIFIALELASLPSYALVAILKDNRGSVEAGLKYFLIGALSSAIMLYGISLVYGATGHLQLEAIANALGDAGAYSGLLGLGVLMVIGGVAFKTASVPFHFWAPEAYEGAPAPISAFLSSASKAAGFVIAFRIFTEAFPIGPMLELGIDWSFAFIVLAIVTMTVGNFAAATQENVKRMLAYSSVGHAGYALIGLAGLGAGSELVFGAAMMHLLVYGFMNTGAFLFVGLAEYWGVGRTFEDYNGLAAQAPIACTALAVFMFSLAGVPPFGGFWSKYFLFTGAVGIGSTSMLVVAAALVVNSALSLYYYARLVKAVWIDDPVTPRESLAQPTGLYVAILFAAVMTVAVLPGFGPIADAASEAAAALVP
- a CDS encoding CBS domain-containing protein; protein product: MHHASDDGKPRVKEYMTRDVATVSPDATVREVATRIAESNDHSGFPVCERRRVEGFISAQDLLLSDDDDPIFRVMATDIIVAHPEMKVTDAARVILRSGIRKLPVVDDAGNLVGIISNSDVIRSQIERATPEKVVKLMQTLENIHNVEFSQERRTVNLYELIPTQGRVYADELEGRRYELEHGLAEPLVVIDNGGTLLLADGHHRTLAADRLGIDEMDAYVVVVDRRIDLGMARTAEKEGLESLEDIEIVDYARHPLVETTERLKSDQG
- a CDS encoding YncE family protein, producing the protein MSDRLVVLNKDSDSVSYLDPNTGDTVAVVETDFNPHEVAISPDGSLTYVTCSLGGALNVIDNESHEVVERFEHELFDFPHGLAVRESADELWLVSTYSSQVFVFDVPTTELLEVFPTYQDKSHMVALSPDESRAYVANIGSDNVTVIDCNDRRIVGDPPVGESPEGIGVDPDTGEVLVANQDDGMLSVLDPETLEETNRAMLGETPIRTVLSPDSRYAFVPNRESNDVSVIDTEFVRNGERRPWEIARIPVGIWPGGTVFDPDGDRAFVANNKTNDVSVIDVDALEEVDRFETELHPDGIAYLAE
- a CDS encoding complex I subunit 4 family protein, whose amino-acid sequence is MMIEALIAVTLVGALVTFVAPNRIAGKLAFVVSLVPVALSLWLFAAFDGSGNALLDGDLAFESQAEWIDLGPYTISWFVGLDGISLPLVILTTVLTTLAIVSSWTPIDDREAQFYGLLLFIEANLIGVFAALDFFLWFIFWEAVLIPMYLMIGVWGGPRRKYAAIKFFVYTNVASLVMFGAFIALVFGLGDAVTSFALPEITEAMLTVGPEGLFGVDGTTLTSLVFVAMFLGFAVKVPVVPFHTWLPDAHVEAPTPASVLLAGVLLKMGTYALLRFNFTMFPQEVVTAFAIPIAAIAVISVIYGAMLALAQTDLKRIVAYSSVSSMGYVILGLIALTQFGVGGATFQMVSHGLISGLMFMAVGVIYNATHTRMVTDMSGMADRMPVAVGILVAGAFGYMGLPLMSGFAAEYFIFFGAFGSESLPYAPIFTALAMFGIVIVAGYLLFALQRAVFGPYRLETDYEVGRAPLHDLAPMFVLLGLIIALGVAPELIFELITDAVDPILEHGGDL